In a single window of the Pseudomonadota bacterium genome:
- a CDS encoding response regulator codes for MASSRNTAASSWSTVSSAKAPPSRFTCRNTAAPQASAPATEIALPGGDEKILIVDDDKMVAESMQAMLIRLGYRATAVLDSNQAWHLFREHPQDFDLVVTDLTMPGLTGIELAERINCLRREMPVILCSGYNYLSDDITMSRTGIRAVIKKPVNIAVLAEIMRQVLDRAA; via the coding sequence ATGGCATCGTCAAGGAACACGGCGGCGTCATCATGGTCAACAGTGTCATCGGCCAAGGCACCGCCTTCAAGGTTTACTTGCCGGAATACAGCCGCCCCGCAGGCAAGCGCTCCCGCAACCGAGATCGCCCTGCCCGGCGGTGATGAAAAGATTCTTATCGTTGATGATGACAAGATGGTAGCCGAAAGCATGCAGGCCATGCTCATCCGGCTCGGCTATCGCGCCACCGCCGTCCTTGACAGCAATCAGGCCTGGCACCTGTTTCGTGAACATCCCCAGGATTTTGACCTGGTGGTTACCGACCTGACCATGCCCGGACTGACCGGCATCGAACTGGCCGAAAGAATCAACTGCCTGCGCCGGGAAATGCCCGTCATTCTCTGCTCCGGCTACAATTACCTCAGCGACGACATCACCATGTCCCGAACCGGCATCAGGGCGGTAATCAAGAAACCGGTAAACATCGCGGTGCTGGCTGAAATCATGCGACAAGTGCTGGATCGAGCCGCATAA
- a CDS encoding 2-oxoacid:acceptor oxidoreductase subunit alpha, translating into MLEYNIVLAGAAVQGVQTTAELCARFCHRLGYHLFLTHDYQSRVRGGHNFMRLRLADRPLAAAVAGIDMLLAFNRESLELYLPALKEGGQALASASVTTGIRDSRVFSFPEDLLPEAKAEKFVGVKLLARFAVGVGFEPEVLKRLVSEFFDESRSKEILALNLEIIEVFSRLPKTGPVWLQPKAKQRAPVGALRLSGHAGLALGLVAGGLGLYAGYPMSPATSVMNYLAAFGKESDLVVEQVEDEIAALNVACGAAFAGLRAVTGTSGGGISLMTETVNLAGISETPVVIINAQRPGPATGMATRTEQSDLLQAVFAGQGEFPRAVLAPTGPENAFYLAAEALNLAEVWQLPVFVLTDQALGDAQTLVPEYDLERVVIDRGQVASEPESSQLLARYRLTESEISPCAYAGSSRWIVQQDSHEHTEIGRLSDDRENRVAQFDKRRRKGEGLAAVFPGPEIYGDDDGLLLLCWGSRFFATSIRLIALWSPGFWLRLSFWRRLLFCRKWQSFYPQPAAQS; encoded by the coding sequence ATGCTGGAATACAATATCGTGCTTGCCGGAGCTGCCGTCCAGGGAGTGCAGACGACGGCGGAGCTCTGCGCCCGTTTTTGTCACCGGCTGGGCTATCATCTGTTTCTGACGCATGATTATCAGTCGAGGGTCCGCGGCGGCCATAATTTCATGCGTCTGCGCCTGGCCGATCGGCCCCTGGCGGCAGCGGTTGCCGGGATTGACATGCTGCTGGCGTTCAATCGGGAGAGCCTGGAGCTGTATCTGCCCGCGCTGAAGGAAGGCGGACAGGCCCTTGCTTCGGCGTCGGTGACGACCGGTATCCGTGATTCCCGGGTTTTTTCGTTTCCGGAAGATTTGCTGCCGGAGGCAAAAGCGGAAAAATTTGTTGGGGTTAAGCTGCTGGCCCGGTTTGCGGTAGGGGTCGGTTTTGAACCGGAAGTCCTGAAGCGATTGGTTTCTGAGTTTTTTGACGAGTCCAGGTCAAAGGAAATTCTTGCTCTGAACCTTGAAATCATAGAGGTTTTCAGCCGGCTGCCGAAAACCGGGCCGGTCTGGCTGCAGCCGAAGGCTAAACAGCGGGCCCCGGTCGGGGCCTTGCGGCTTTCCGGCCATGCCGGCCTGGCTCTGGGCCTGGTGGCCGGAGGACTGGGTCTGTATGCCGGTTATCCCATGAGTCCGGCGACGTCGGTCATGAATTATCTGGCGGCTTTCGGAAAGGAAAGCGATCTTGTGGTGGAGCAGGTCGAGGACGAGATTGCCGCTTTGAATGTTGCCTGCGGGGCTGCGTTCGCCGGGCTGCGGGCGGTCACCGGAACCTCGGGCGGTGGTATTTCCCTGATGACGGAAACCGTTAATCTGGCCGGGATCTCGGAAACTCCGGTGGTTATCATCAATGCTCAGCGTCCCGGTCCGGCGACCGGCATGGCCACGCGCACGGAACAGTCCGATCTGCTGCAGGCGGTTTTTGCCGGACAAGGGGAATTTCCTCGGGCCGTGCTGGCTCCGACCGGTCCCGAGAATGCTTTTTATCTGGCCGCCGAAGCCCTTAATCTGGCGGAAGTCTGGCAGTTGCCGGTGTTTGTTCTGACCGATCAGGCCCTGGGTGACGCGCAGACGCTGGTGCCGGAATATGATCTTGAGCGGGTCGTGATTGATCGGGGGCAGGTCGCGTCTGAACCGGAATCTTCGCAGTTGCTGGCCCGCTATAGGCTCACCGAATCCGAAATTTCTCCTTGCGCTTACGCGGGCAGTTCCCGCTGGATTGTGCAGCAGGATAGCCATGAACATACTGAAATCGGCCGTTTAAGTGACGACCGGGAAAATCGGGTGGCCCAGTTTGATAAACGCCGGCGCAAAGGAGAGGGGCTGGCGGCGGTTTTTCCGGGCCCTGAAATTTATGGTGACGACGATGGCCTGCTGTTGCTCTGCTGGGGGTCGCGGTTTTTCGCTACCTCTATCCGCTTAATTGCGCTCTGGTCACCAGGATTTTGGCTGCGGCTGAGCTTCTGGCGACGGCTGCTTTTTTGCCGAAAGTGGCAATCGTTTTATCCACAACCTGCGGCGCAATCTTGA